The window ACGTCCGCGCGCTGCGCGTCCGGGTCGGCGGTGCCGAAGAACTCTTGGGTCAGGGTCATCATGCGCGGCTCGTCCTCTTCCGGGACACCGAACAGGCTCATGATCACGTGCAGCGGGTAGTACAGCGCGAACTGCTGGACGAAGTCGATCTCGTTCGTGCCGCTGCGGAGGTGCTTCGCGATGGCCTCCTTGGCCAGCTTGCGGATCCGGTCCTCCCACTTCTTGAGGTTGGCCGGGCGGAACCAGTCGTTCGCGATGTCCTTGACCTGGGTGTGCTCGGGCGGGTCCAGGTAGGTCAGCGTCTCGAGGATGCGCAGGCTGCCGCCGGTGAGCTGCTTGGTGAACGCGTCACCGGCCTGGTTCTGCAGGATCGGGTTGTGCGAGCCGGGCTCGTCCCCGCCGCCGCTGGTGAACACGTGCGGCTGCCGCTCGATCTCCATGATGTCGGCGTGCTTGCTGACCAGCCAGACCCGGTCGTAACCCTCGACGTCGGCCTGGCCGAGCGGGCTGTTCTCCCGCAGCCACCGGTAGGCCTCGAACAGCGGGGCGTCGTAGCGGTGGCCTTCCGGCAGCACGACCTGCCGGGCGATCTCGTCCGGGATCGGGCGGGTGGTGACCTCGGGCGTGGTGGTCATCGGGTTTCCTCCGGGAGACGGGCGACGGTGCACGTTATTGGTCCAATCTTTGGGCCAAGAGACGTGGCGTGCATCACCCCCGAGGAAGAGATTCCTCTCCCGTTCCTCTCCCGATGAGCGGCTACCGGCGGATCAGCGCGTGGTAGCGCGAGGTCGCTTCAGCTCGGTTGGCGACGCCGAGCTTGCGCAGGACGTGCTTGACGTGCGTCTTCACCGTGCCGGGCGAGACGAAGAGCTCGGCGGCGATCTCGGTGTTGGTCCGGCCGCGGACCAGGAGCCGCAGTACGTCGAGCTCGCGCCGGGTCAGCTCCGCCAGCGGCCCCTCGAGGCGGCTCAGCGGGTCGGCCGGCGCGACAGGTGCCGCGAGCACGTCGGAGCCGAGGAAGCCGTCGATGAGGTCGCCCACGGAGCGTGTCTGCTCCTGCAGCCGGCTGCGCAGCGCACCCAGCTGTTCGAGGAAGACGACGCGCTCGAAAACGCAGCCGACGCCCTCGGCGAACAGGCCGAGCAGCCGCTGGTCGAAGTCGTCGACGCTCGGGCGTTCGGCGTGCTGGTCGGCGTGCAGCAGACCGACGACCTCGCCGCGGCCGACCAGCGGCGCGACGACGTAGTCCTTGGTCCGCGCCAGGTTGATCAGCCGGTGGTGCACCCTCGGGGTGTGCTGCGCGTCTTCGACCAGCACCGGCAGCCGCTTGCGCACGACCTCGGTCTCGGGCAGTTCGCGGCCGATCTGCCCCGGCAGCGAAGAACCGACCTCGACCAGGTCGCGCGCCAGTTGGGGATCGTCGTGGGCGAACGCCGCCCGTGCGCTCCACTGCGGACCGGAGACACGGGACAACAGGGCGCGGCGGTACCCGAGCCGGTTGATCTCCACCGGGATCTGCGTGGTCAGGTCCCGCAGCGACGTCACCGAACGCAGCCGGCCGAGGGCGTGCTGCACGCCGGTGAGGGTGGCGGCCCGTGCTTCGAGGCGGAGGTCCCGGATGGCGGTGAGCGTGGTTCCCACCTGGGGGAGAGCGGCCGCCAGCTGCGCAGCGGCAGTGCCCTCGCCGTGGCCGAGCCGCTGCAGCACCAGGTGTTCGGCCCCGCGGAGCGCGGATTCGGCGGAAGTCAGGTCCCGCGCCGCGCCGGCGAGGTCGGTCTCTCCGGTGAGCGTCGCCACGGCGCGCAGGACAGCACGTGCGGTCCGCAGGATTGCGTCGGCCGGCTGAGGAGCGTGCCACCGGGGCGGCACCGGGTGACCGTCGTCGTCCACGGCCGTCTCCCATCGTCGGTTGCGCTGTTCGGCCGATTGTGAACGCGGCCCCGGTCAATGCCCAGCCAGGGCGGATTTCTGCCCCCCAAGGGGAGAGGAGAACATCCCCCGATGGGGGTCGAAAGGCAGGTGCTGGGTAAGGCAGGGTGGGCCGACTGAGGAGGCGACGATGCCCGACGCGAAGTTCACCCTGCCCGACGACGTCACCGCGTACCGTTGGGAGCCGGCCGGGGCGCCCGTCGGGGTGGTGCAGCTGACCCACGGCATGGGCGAGCACGTCCTTCGCTACGAACGGGTCGCGCGGGCGTTCGCGGACCGCGGCTTCGTGGCCTACGGTCAGGACCACCGCGGCCACGGCGCGTCCGCCGGTGCGGTGCCGGGAGACCTCGGCCCGGGCGGCTGGCCGGCGTTGGTGGCCGACATCGGCGTCCTCACGGCCCGCGCCCGGGAAGAGCAGCCGGGGCTGCCGGTGGTTCTCCTGGCCCACAGTATGGGTTCCTTCGCCGCTCAGCAGTACCTGCTCGACCACTCCGCGGACGTCGACGCGGTGATCCTCACCGGCACGGCGGCGCTCGACGTCCTGGAGCCGGCGCTCGATCTCGACCAGCCGCTGGACCTCGCGGTGTTCAACGCGCCGTTCCAGCCGCAGCGGACGGACTACGACTGGCTCAGCCGGGACGAGTCCGAAGTGGACGCTTATGTGGCGGACCCGTTGTGCGGCTTCGGCATCGACCCCGCGAACACCAAGGCCATGTTCGCGGGCGCGCGCCGGCTCGCGGATCCGGCGGAGGTCGCGCGGATGCGCTCGGACCTGCCGGTGTACCTGGCGGTGGGGGACCAGGACGCGGTGAACGCCAACCTCGCCCTGTTCGACGTCCTGGTGCGGCGCTACCGGGACGCGGGCCTGAAGGACCTGACCGTGCGGGTGTATCCGGAGGCCCGGCACGAGATCCTCAACGAGACGAACCGTGCCGAGGTGGTCGCGGACATGCTGGCGTGGGTGGAGAAAGCGGTCGATCGTGCAGGCTGACCGGCTGCCCCGCACCGTTCGGGTCACGTTCTGACCGGGCTAAGCCGGTGCTTTCGGGGCTTTCGGCCAGCGTGCGGAACGTCGCCCGGGCTCGGCGAGCGCGGCGGCGTCCCAGTCGCGTTCGCCGAAGTACCGTGGTTGTCCGCCTGGCCCCGACGGCAGCGGCGCACGCACTTCCGCAGCCGAGTCGCGTCGCGGAGCGGGGACCACGGGCGCTCTTGGTGTGAAGCCTCGCTTCGCGATTGCGGCGCCGTGGCAGGGTGCGCAGGCCGGCACGAACGCCTTGGTCGGGCTTCCCGGGAGCTGGACGGTTCTTCCTGGTTCGGCTGTGCCGGTGCAGATGTGGTGCTGGTGACCGGAGGGGGCGCACAGGCACCGGCATTCGGTGGTCGGGATCGTCATCGGGTGCGTCCCGGTCAGGCGTAGGTGTGGAAGCCGCGGCCGGTCTTGCGGCCGAGCAGACCGGCGTCGACCATGCGGGCGAGCAGCGGCGGGGGTGCGTAGAGCGGTTCCTTGAATTCCTCGTACAGCGATTCGGCGACCGCTTTGGTGGTGTCGAGGCCGATCAGGTCGGCGAGGGCCAGCGGTCCCTGCGGGTGGGCGGCGCCGCGGACCAGGCCTTCGTCGATGGCTTCGCGGGTGGCGAAGCCCGATTCGAGCATGCGGATCGCGGCGAGGATGAACGGGATCAGCAGCGCGTTGACCACGAATCCCGCGCGGTCCTGGCAGAGGATCGCCTGCTTGCCGAGCACGTCCTGCGCGAACGTCCGGACCCGGTCGAGCGTCGGCTGAGCGGTCAGCAGGCTGGGCACGAGCTCGACCAGCGGGAGCACCGGCACCGGGTTGAAGAAGTGCACGCCGACGACCTGGGCGGGACGTTCGGTGGCGGTGCCAAGCTTCATGATCGGGATCGAGGAGGTGTTCGACGCCAGGACGGCGTCCGGTGCGGACACCACCTTGTCCAGCTGCCGGAACAGCTCCGTCTTGATTCGCTCGTCTTCGACGACGGCTTCGACGACGAAGGTGCGGTCCGCGAGGTCGTCCAGTGTTTCGGTGACCCGGATCCGGTTCAGGACCTCGACGGCGTCGGGAATCTTGCCCTTCTTCTCGGCGCGGGCCAGCGAAGCCTCGAGGCGGCCCTGCCCGGCAGCCGCTGCGGCCGGGTCCGATTCGACGACCACGACGTCGAGACCGGCGCGAGCGCACACCTCGGCGATCCCGGCCCCCATCTGCCCGCACCCGACCACGCCCACGCGTTCCATCGCCGCCACCTCTCTGGGACTCGATACCATCACCACGGTACTGAGTACCGGCGAGTAACTGAAGGCGTCGCTCCCCGGTATGACGACCGCCACGTCCTAGGCTGGGCGGCGGCCGGGAGGAGGAGCGGATGTCGAGCAGGGAACGGCTGGTGGAGGCCGCGTTCGCGCTGTTCGCCGAACGCGGCTACGACCAGACGACGATCGACGACATCGCCGAGCGCGCCGGCGTCGGCCGCACGACCTTCTTCCGGGCGTTCCGGACGAAGGAAGACGTGATCTTCCCGGACCACGAGGTGCTGCTGCGGTCGCTCGAGGTCCGGCTGGCCGGCTCGACCGACGACACGGCGCTGATCGCGGTGACCGAAAGCGCTCGGCTGGTCTTGCGGCACTACCTCGCCGAGGGGCAGCGCGCCCTGACCCGCTACCGCCTCACACGCAGCGTCCCGGCCCTGCGCGACCGCGAGATCGCCGGAGTTCAGCAGTACCAACGGCTGTTCCGCGCCTTCCTGCACCGCTGGATGGGCGGCGGCCAAGACACGGCGTTGCGTGCCGAGCTGATGGCCGGTGCGGTCGTGACCGCGCACAACCACGTGCTGCGCCGGTGGCTGCGCGGCCAGGTGGACGACCCGGAGCGGCAGTTCGACGCGGCGATGGCGGAGACCGTGGACCTGTTCACCCGCCCCGGCGATGACAGCGAAACGTCGATCGTGGTCATCCGGACGAAGAAGGAACTCGCCGCCGTGCTGCCCGAGCTGAACCGGGTGCTGGGTCCGCACCAGTCGCCGAGCTAGACGGCGTTGTACCCGAACCTCGTGACCGAGCGGGCATGACCGCGATCGCGCGGGTCCTTTCCTCCTGCGGGAAATGCGACGCGCCCGTGTTGTCTGGGCTTCGACGAAGGCTTGGGAGAGGCCGGTTTTCGGTTCGAAGGAGTCGAAGTAGTGGTAGGCGCGACGCCGGAGCCGTCGATGCCGTCGCGCTTGAGCCGTCGGCCGGCCGTCGCGATGATCCGCTGTCTTGTCTCCTGTTGTGTTCTTTCGTGTACCGCATCACGCGTCGGTGGGCATCCGGTTGAATCTGCGGATGACGCGGTCGAAGATCCTGGCCGGGGCGATGCGGTACACCGCGTTGATGGTCCGGGCGGTCGTGCCGGCGGTGCGGCGCAGTTTCGGCTTCCGGTCGGTGGCCGCCGCGACGATCACCTTGGCGACGAGGGCGGGGTCGTCGCCGCTGCTGAGGTTCTTCGCCAGCAGCTCGTCGTAGTTCCGCCGCCCCGCCGCGTAGAGCGGCATGGGGGTGTCGGCCTCCACGCTGTGGCCTGCGAACGGAGTGTTGATCGGGCCGGGCTCGACGAGCAGGACCCGGACGCCGTGCTCGCGGACCTCGTGGTCCAGCGACTGGGAGTAGCCCTCGACCGCGTGCTTGGTCGAGACGTAGAGGGTCATGAACGGGCTGGGGACGAACCCGCTGAGGGACGAGACGTTGATGATGCGTCCCTGCCGTTGCGCCCGCATGTGCGGCAGGACCGCCTTGGTCGTCCGCATGACGCCGTAGACGTTGATGTCGAAGATGTCCTGCGTCTGGGTGATCGAAAACTCCTCGGCTGCGCCGGTCGAGCCGACGCCCGCGTTGTTGACCAGGACGTCGATGCGCCCGAACCGGTCGATCACCTGCTTGACCGCTGAGGCGACCGATTCGTCGCTGGTCACGTCGAGGTCGAGGTGGGTCACCCCGGCTGGCGGGGTCGCGCGTGCGGTGCTGCGGCCGGTGCCGATCACCTCGAAGCCCGCGGCGGCCAGCGCGATCGCTGCCGCCTTGCCGATGCCCGAGGTGGCGCCGGTCACGAGCGCGACCTGCTGGGTTGTTGTCATCACTGGCTCCCGACCGTTGAGATTACGATCGTACTACGATAGCGGCCCGGTGAGTCGAGAAGCAAGACGTTCCAGAGATTAAATTATAATCATACTCGCAAGGGGGGCGCCGTGGGTTCAAGACCGCGTCGTATGGTTCGCCCCCGGCGCGCGGTTCAGCGACCTCTTCGACACGTTCGCGCTCGCGGACAGCTTCCGGTCCGACCTGGCTGCCGCGTCGCGCCGTGGCGAGGCATTCGACCGCACGCAGGGTTTGGTTGCGACTCGCGGCTTCCCCTCGGCAAGGCGTGCAGGACACCACCACCGCCGGCTGGCATGCTGGGCGCCATGACCGACCCGCGTGACCAGTGGCGTGCTTTCCATTTCTCCCAGAGCAACCCGGAAGGGCCGGGGCAGGGCGACGTCGCCGCGCTGCTACGTCGCGTCGCCGACGCGGTCGAGAATCTCGGCGACGTCCAGGTCCAGGACATCACCTTCACTTCCGAGGTCACCGGCGGCGAGGACAACCTCACCATGACTGTGTACTACGACCGTGAGCCCCGGCGGCGATAAGCGCCAAGGGGGCACCAGCCCCATCGGTGAAAAAGCAAAGCGGAGGCAATGACAAAGAGACACTTCTTTCTCAAGCCTCGAACCAAGGTCACTCGGATGGCTGATGGGCCCAGCAGTCCGGCGCATTAGATTTCCCTGGCGGCCTTATCGGAAGGCTGTTTCTGGGGGAGGGTTCCTGCCGTGTCCGGTCGTGCGCGAAGAATTGCCCGGTCCCTGACGCTCTTGCTGAGCACGTCCGCTCTTCTCGCGGGCACTGTGTCGGCGACCCAAGCCGCTCCCCGGCCACCGGCCGCGCCCCAGTCTGACACCGCGCCCAAGCCGGTCGATTTCGGGCCCGGCGCGGCGAAGTCCGCGGATGTCGCCATTGACGGCTGGGGCGACGCCCTCGGCTACCACCTCGAGTTGGGCCGCGAGTCCGCCGGGTTCGCCTGGCAGGAGATCGCGCTGATCCACCCGGCGGGCTTCGACGACTCCTCCTGGACCGGCTACCAGTGCGTTTCCGGCGACGGGAAGTTCGCTGCGCTGGCGATCTTGCCCGCGTCGGCGGTGAACACCCAGGCCGCGCGCGACCACGGTGCCTTCGCTTACTCCGTCGACCTGGCCTCTGGTGCGGTGCGTGCGCTGGCCGGTGGCGTCGGCTTGAAGTACTACTCGCCCGGCTGCGGTGCCGGCGACGACGCCGTCTTCACCGTGGCAGAGGACCAGACCACCCGGATGCTGAGCGCGAACCTCGCCACCGGCAAGATCGACGCGTCGGTCACCGCGCCTGGCCAGATCACCTCCGCGGTGCCGGCCGTGAACGGCGTCGTCGGCGTCGCGGGCAGCCGCCTGGTCTCGGTGCCCGCCAACGGAAAGCCGTCTGTGCTGGCGACGTTCCCCGGAGATGCTTACCAGCTGCGGCCGGCCGCCGACGGTGGGGTCAGCTTCCTGCACACCGACCCCGGCGGGAAGACGGCTACTGCGGCGCACGAGAACGCCGGCAA of the Amycolatopsis sp. NBC_01488 genome contains:
- a CDS encoding LuxR C-terminal-related transcriptional regulator codes for the protein MDDDGHPVPPRWHAPQPADAILRTARAVLRAVATLTGETDLAGAARDLTSAESALRGAEHLVLQRLGHGEGTAAAQLAAALPQVGTTLTAIRDLRLEARAATLTGVQHALGRLRSVTSLRDLTTQIPVEINRLGYRRALLSRVSGPQWSARAAFAHDDPQLARDLVEVGSSLPGQIGRELPETEVVRKRLPVLVEDAQHTPRVHHRLINLARTKDYVVAPLVGRGEVVGLLHADQHAERPSVDDFDQRLLGLFAEGVGCVFERVVFLEQLGALRSRLQEQTRSVGDLIDGFLGSDVLAAPVAPADPLSRLEGPLAELTRRELDVLRLLVRGRTNTEIAAELFVSPGTVKTHVKHVLRKLGVANRAEATSRYHALIRR
- a CDS encoding alpha/beta hydrolase yields the protein MPDAKFTLPDDVTAYRWEPAGAPVGVVQLTHGMGEHVLRYERVARAFADRGFVAYGQDHRGHGASAGAVPGDLGPGGWPALVADIGVLTARAREEQPGLPVVLLAHSMGSFAAQQYLLDHSADVDAVILTGTAALDVLEPALDLDQPLDLAVFNAPFQPQRTDYDWLSRDESEVDAYVADPLCGFGIDPANTKAMFAGARRLADPAEVARMRSDLPVYLAVGDQDAVNANLALFDVLVRRYRDAGLKDLTVRVYPEARHEILNETNRAEVVADMLAWVEKAVDRAG
- a CDS encoding 3-hydroxybutyryl-CoA dehydrogenase: MAAMERVGVVGCGQMGAGIAEVCARAGLDVVVVESDPAAAAAGQGRLEASLARAEKKGKIPDAVEVLNRIRVTETLDDLADRTFVVEAVVEDERIKTELFRQLDKVVSAPDAVLASNTSSIPIMKLGTATERPAQVVGVHFFNPVPVLPLVELVPSLLTAQPTLDRVRTFAQDVLGKQAILCQDRAGFVVNALLIPFILAAIRMLESGFATREAIDEGLVRGAAHPQGPLALADLIGLDTTKAVAESLYEEFKEPLYAPPPLLARMVDAGLLGRKTGRGFHTYA
- a CDS encoding TetR/AcrR family transcriptional regulator, yielding MSSRERLVEAAFALFAERGYDQTTIDDIAERAGVGRTTFFRAFRTKEDVIFPDHEVLLRSLEVRLAGSTDDTALIAVTESARLVLRHYLAEGQRALTRYRLTRSVPALRDREIAGVQQYQRLFRAFLHRWMGGGQDTALRAELMAGAVVTAHNHVLRRWLRGQVDDPERQFDAAMAETVDLFTRPGDDSETSIVVIRTKKELAAVLPELNRVLGPHQSPS
- a CDS encoding oxidoreductase, which translates into the protein MTTTQQVALVTGATSGIGKAAAIALAAAGFEVIGTGRSTARATPPAGVTHLDLDVTSDESVASAVKQVIDRFGRIDVLVNNAGVGSTGAAEEFSITQTQDIFDINVYGVMRTTKAVLPHMRAQRQGRIINVSSLSGFVPSPFMTLYVSTKHAVEGYSQSLDHEVREHGVRVLLVEPGPINTPFAGHSVEADTPMPLYAAGRRNYDELLAKNLSSGDDPALVAKVIVAAATDRKPKLRRTAGTTARTINAVYRIAPARIFDRVIRRFNRMPTDA